The window GCGCTCGTTCTCGCCAGCCTTCCCCGCGGCGTGCCCGCGAGGAGGTCTTCCCCGCGAATCGTCTCCGCCGCGTCGCCGACGCTCCCTCCGCGCATCGCCGCCCCGACGGCGCCCCGGGTCGCCCCGCCGGCGCCCCCGCCGCGCGCGCTGACCCCCGTCTCGCTGCCGTCTCTGCGAGTCCGGAACGCTCCTCGCGCCGCGGACCCCTTCCCGGCGATCTCCCCGCCCGGCGGCGCCAAGGCGATCCTCGTCTCCTTCGACGCGGGCTCGTCGGACCGCGGCGCCGCGGAGATCCTCGACGCGCTGCGCGGCCGCTCGATTCGCACGACGATTTTCCTGACGGGACAGTTCATCCGCCGGTATCCCGGGCTCACGCGGCGGATCGCCGAGGACGGGCACGAGGTCGGCAACCACACCTGGGACCACCCGCATCTGACGACCTACGCCTCCGACGGGCGCCAGAGCACGCGCGCCGGCGTGACGGAAGAAATGCTGCGCGACGAGCTCCAGCGGACGGCCGCCCTGTACCGCGAAACGACCGGACGCGACATGGCGCCGCTGTGGCGGGCTCCGTTCGGCGAGGAGAACGCGGAGATCCGGGGCTGGGCGCTCGCCGCCGGTTTCGCGCACGTCTCGTGGACGCACGGCGACGGCCGCAACCTCGACGCCCTCGACTGGGTGAGCGACCCGGAGTCGCCGCGCTATCGCTCGTCCGAAAGGGTGATCTCGCGGCTCCTCGCGTCCGCCCGGCCGGGCAACATCATCCTGATGCACCTCGGGAGCGACCGCGAGGATCCCGTCGCGGATCATCTTCCGCGGCTTCTCGACACCCTCGCGTCGGAAGGCTACCGTTTCTCGACCGCTTCCGAGCTGATCGCCTCCGGAAAAGCGTCGCATTGACGCTCCCCCGCCTCGAATTCGGAACCGACGGGTGGCGCGGCGTCATCGCCGAGGACGCGACGTTCGAGACGTTCCGGCGTCTCGCGCGGGCGGCCGTTTCCGCGTATCGGGACGGCCTCTTCGGACCGGGCGACGCGGCGACGGTCGTCCTCGGGCACGATCCCCGGTTCTTCTCGGAGGAATTCTCCGAGGCCGTGGCCGGGGTCTTCGCCGAAGGCGGCGTGTCGGTGGTGCGCACCGACCGGCCGATCCCGACGCCGGCCGTCTCCTGGGAACTCCGCCGGCGGGGAGCGTCGGGCGGGGTGGCCATCACGGCGAGCCACAACCCGGCGCGCTACAACGGCTTCAAGCTCAAGGCTTCGTTCGGCGGGAGCGCGCCTCCCGAGCTCTACGCGGAGGTCGAACGGCGAATCGATCGGCCCTTCCGCCCGTTCCGGACCTCCGGGCGCATCGCCGCCGCCGACATCGAGACGGGCTACCGGCACGCTCTCGGCGAGCGCGTCGATCTTCGCGCGATCCGGGAGGCGGGGTTCCGCGTCCTGGCCGACGCGATGCACGGCGCCGCCGGGGACGGGCTCGGCCGCATCGTCGGCCGCGGCGCCACCCGGATCGAGAGCTTCCGCGCGAATCGCGACGTGAATTTCGGCGGCGGCCATCCCGAGCCGATCGCGGCGAACCTCGGAGCGGCCGCCGCGCGCGTCCCGGGGGCGTTCGATCTCGCGGTGGCGACCGACGGGGACGCGGACCGGCTGGGCGTCCTCGACTCCGCGGGCCGTTTCGTGTCCGCGCACCGGATCCTGGCCCTCCTCGTGCTCCACGCGTTCCGCGGGCGCGGCGCCGCCGGCGGGATCGCGAAGACCTTCTCGACCTCGCTCCTGATCGATCGCATCGGGCAGGCGCTCGGCGTTCCCGTCTACGAAACCGAGATCGGGTTCAAGCACGTCGCCGACCTGATGATCTCCGGGAAGGTGGCGGTCGGGGGCGAGGAGAGCGGCGGCTACGGGTTCGCCTTCCATCTTCCCGAGCGGGACGGAACGCTCGCGGCCCTGCTGCTGCTCGAGAGCCTGGCCCGCACGGGACGGTCGCTCGACCGCGCGCTCGCGGACCTCGACGCGGAATTCGGGCGCTTCGAATACGGCCGCCGGGACCTCTATCGTCCCGTCGACCGCATCCGCCGGTTCCTCGCGCGCGTCGCCGAGCATCCGCCGCGCACGGTGGCGGGAGAGCGCGTGACCGGCTGCCGCGAGAAGGACGGCGTCAAGCTCCTCTTCGGCGGGCGCGGGTGGCTCCTCATGCGCCTTTCCGGGACCGAGCCGATGATCCGGCTATACTGTGAGCATGAGGACCGGCGGCTCTGCGAGGCGATTCTCGGCCGCGCGGAGGAGCGCCTGAACCGGTTTTCGTGAGACGCCTCCTCGGTTCCCGCGCGGTTCACGTCCTCCTCCTCTCGCTCGCGGTCGCGGCGGCGCTCGGCGCGCTCGCCGGGTACGCGGGCGCGCATCTGATCCGCATCCCCCGCGTCGAAGAACTGGCCACCTATCGGCCCGACATCATCACGGAGATCCGCGCCGCCGACGGCTCGACGATCGCGCGCTACGCCGTCGAACGGCGGATCCTCGTGCCCGCCTCGGCGATCCCGGTCGCCCTGAAGCGCGCGATCGTCGCGACCGAGGACAAGAACTTCTACCACCACGGCGGGATCGACCTCGTGCGGATCGTTTCCGCCGGAACGAAGGACTTTCTCCTCCACCGCTACGCCGAGGGAGCCTCGACGCTCACCCAGCAGCTCGCCCGCGCCGTCTTCCTGAATCCGCAGAAGAGCCTCGCCCGGAAGGTCAACGAGGCGCTGCTCGCCGTCGACATCGAGCGGCGCTTCTCGAAGGACCAGATCCTGACGCTGTACTGCAACCAGATCTACCTCGGGCACGGGAACTACGGG of the Thermoanaerobaculia bacterium genome contains:
- a CDS encoding phosphoglucomutase/phosphomannomutase family protein, which encodes MTLPRLEFGTDGWRGVIAEDATFETFRRLARAAVSAYRDGLFGPGDAATVVLGHDPRFFSEEFSEAVAGVFAEGGVSVVRTDRPIPTPAVSWELRRRGASGGVAITASHNPARYNGFKLKASFGGSAPPELYAEVERRIDRPFRPFRTSGRIAAADIETGYRHALGERVDLRAIREAGFRVLADAMHGAAGDGLGRIVGRGATRIESFRANRDVNFGGGHPEPIAANLGAAAARVPGAFDLAVATDGDADRLGVLDSAGRFVSAHRILALLVLHAFRGRGAAGGIAKTFSTSLLIDRIGQALGVPVYETEIGFKHVADLMISGKVAVGGEESGGYGFAFHLPERDGTLAALLLLESLARTGRSLDRALADLDAEFGRFEYGRRDLYRPVDRIRRFLARVAEHPPRTVAGERVTGCREKDGVKLLFGGRGWLLMRLSGTEPMIRLYCEHEDRRLCEAILGRAEERLNRFS
- a CDS encoding polysaccharide deacetylase family protein — protein: ALVLASLPRGVPARRSSPRIVSAASPTLPPRIAAPTAPRVAPPAPPPRALTPVSLPSLRVRNAPRAADPFPAISPPGGAKAILVSFDAGSSDRGAAEILDALRGRSIRTTIFLTGQFIRRYPGLTRRIAEDGHEVGNHTWDHPHLTTYASDGRQSTRAGVTEEMLRDELQRTAALYRETTGRDMAPLWRAPFGEENAEIRGWALAAGFAHVSWTHGDGRNLDALDWVSDPESPRYRSSERVISRLLASARPGNIILMHLGSDREDPVADHLPRLLDTLASEGYRFSTASELIASGKASH